Below is a window of Candidatus Oleimmundimicrobium sp. DNA.
TGATTTATACGTCTTTATACGGCCTTTCTTAATGTCTTCTTCAACTTCCTGTTCGCCGTGTTGCCATTTTGAGCTCCAGAACCACGCTTGCGAAGAATCAACGAGTTTCTTCGGGCGAATCAAAATTCCTTCTTCGGTCACTTCAGCTTCGACAATATCACCTTCATCGATGTGGAAAGCTTTTCTGAGCTTGGCCGGCAAAGTCAGCTGGCCCCGCTTTCTCACCGGTATCTTTATTGTCATCATTTTCACCTCATGTTAAAATTTCTGATTATAAGAATATCAGAATTTCTGATTTTCGTCAATTTTATTAAAACTATAAGGTTACAAGTTCATAGGAGTAAATTTAGAGCACCTCAAAATAGCTATTGAGGCACAACTCCTTTTTAGTTGGTTATCATCTTTCTACTACATCTCCAAATATTTCTCAGCACCATGCACCCATGCAAAGTGCAGGGTGAGGTCGGGCGCGATACTTGTCGATACCGCTTGGTCTACCCCTGCCTTTAACCCGAATAGAGATAAAAACGCCTGATAATCTTCCAGCCACTCGTTGGTTTTGCTGAATGAATGGACAACCATAACCGCATCTTTGGCATGAAACCTTTTTGCTTCAATAATTGTAGAAACCGTGCGATGCAATAATTGATAACGAATTCCCTCCGGTGGAGGAAAAGCCAAACCAAGTTCACTGCACAAGAATTTGAGTCTTTTTTCTTTTCCGGGCGTATGTTCAGAAAACCATTCTCCAACAGTGGGACCAAAAGGCTCAGATACCTTGCCCTCTACCGCAATAGACACCAAGCCATCTTTTGTTTCTCCGAGAACCCAAACATCATTCTGGGAGGAATTGCCTCTGCCGGGCAACGGAACCTTGTGCTCGGGAATGGCAAAAATTGTGTTCAAACCCCTAAGAGATGGTATTTGCTCAAGCACAGATAGAATTTCCTGCGGAATACCATCGGCTTCCTGCCAGCAATACGCTAATGAACGAGCTGAATATCCTTTTTTCCAATGCTTCTCCGGTTCAGCAAGAAACCTTTTCCAATCTTCCGGGCCAGATGCCGGAATTAATATTTTCCCCATGCCTTTTCCTTTTTAAGGGCTAATTAATATGCTGAATTCCATAATTTGCAATTGAATTCCGGGTCAAAACATAAATTTCTTCAAGAATTTCCAATCGAGTTAGTCGGGTCTGACCACGTTTCTACATTTTCTTCGCTATTAAAAACTTAATAGTTTCTTGGAAAAACTTAATAGTTTTTTAAAAATACTTCAAAAATTTATTATAAAATGGTACAATTTATTTGAGCGATAAGTCCGCTGTGGGTTGTTCTAGATGTTCCCTTCCATCGAGTGGGCCATAGTCTAGACACAACAAACTCACAAGGCACGCTCTTTTTATCTTTTACAGGTATTTAGTTTCGAATTCAATCTTTTCTTTAAACATCTCATACCAAGTGGTTTTGTTTTTCTCATATTTTTCAAAAATTCCCCAGCAGAACATATCTACAGCTTGTAGACCAGAAGCTTCGTGAGACAACCAATGATAAATATCCAATGGCACTTTTGGATCCAAGCGAGCTTCGAGATGCCTCCTTACATATTCGTTAAACTCAACTATTTCTCGTTTGCCTTTTGACTTATCAATTATTAGCTCAACTCTTGCATTGGCTTTCTCGAATGGTATTTGGTCTAAAACCTGGCGGGCAATATAATTATAAATCCTTGGTTTATTCTTAATCAGATCTTCGTAAACTCTTCGCTTGTTTAGGTTTATAGTATACAAAACAAATTTAGCTTCTCTCGCCTGCTTATAAAAGTATTTTTTAATCTCTAAAGTGGTACCGCTTCCCTTAAGTTCACTAACCAACCTTCCTCTTTTATGAGGCGGATTCAACTTTCGCCGAAGAGTTACTTTTACTGCTTTTATAAGTTTCCGATTATTTTCAACACCTCTTAGCGCTAAAATTGTAACCGTAAAAAATTTCGATGGTTTCTTGTTAACAAAATCAAAACCTAAATCACCTGACTCATCTAAATACAAATACCACATATTTAAACCAGCAACCCCTTTATGCTTTTAATTTGGCTATTTACCCACTTCTGTTTTTCTCAATACCCCTCAAAGTCTCTTTTGGCTTGTTCTAAAATCTTTTCTGCTGCGTCTTTGAATGTCATTTGTTAACTCCTTATCTTTAAGAAAACATCAAAATTAAAGCCCTGACAGGTGCCTTTTAATGGGTAACCCCAATTCACCCTTTTATTATGCTGTTATTTCCTGCTCTTCTTGGAGATACTATCTTTCAATTTCGTAATTTTATTGGGGGCAACATACACGTATTCGAGCATTGCAACTAAGAAATCGTCAATGGCACTTATTTCCGCTTGGTCAATATCGACCTCGATTTCATGAGCACCTATGTTCCCTATAAATCGTAAAGTCTCGGCCATCTCTACTATTGTATTAGGAATTAAGCCCATCTTCGACAAATCGGCTATTTGCTCTTTCAAATTCCTCCCCTTCGCTTTTTGATCTCTACAAAGCAATTCGAGCGATCTTCTGAGTAACACGACAAAGGCATTTGGCGAAAGTTTTTCAACTTTTTTCGCTTCCTCATAACTCTTTCTAATTTCTTCAGGTATCGCTTTACCGAGTTCACGAGAAGATGGGTAGAGCTGGCTTGCATTTCGAAGATCGCCTGTATTGCCCGATCCTTCCCAATCTGAAAATAAGGA
It encodes the following:
- a CDS encoding AbrB/MazE/SpoVT family DNA-binding domain-containing protein yields the protein MMTIKIPVRKRGQLTLPAKLRKAFHIDEGDIVEAEVTEEGILIRPKKLVDSSQAWFWSSKWQHGEQEVEEDIKKGRIKTYKSIDEMLKDLKR
- a CDS encoding DUF3800 domain-containing protein; translation: MWYLYLDESGDLGFDFVNKKPSKFFTVTILALRGVENNRKLIKAVKVTLRRKLNPPHKRGRLVSELKGSGTTLEIKKYFYKQAREAKFVLYTINLNKRRVYEDLIKNKPRIYNYIARQVLDQIPFEKANARVELIIDKSKGKREIVEFNEYVRRHLEARLDPKVPLDIYHWLSHEASGLQAVDMFCWGIFEKYEKNKTTWYEMFKEKIEFETKYL
- a CDS encoding DUF4145 domain-containing protein, whose translation is MNNEIILICSYCGNKTSHFVKTQISSQEEIYGSNGECLGKIDTYYYLTECKTCNGISLFSDWEGSGNTGDLRNASQLYPSSRELGKAIPEEIRKSYEEAKKVEKLSPNAFVVLLRRSLELLCRDQKAKGRNLKEQIADLSKMGLIPNTIVEMAETLRFIGNIGAHEIEVDIDQAEISAIDDFLVAMLEYVYVAPNKITKLKDSISKKSRK